GTTTTTGTTTTAAATTCTATATACTTGGCTTCGGGCCTCTTAAAAAGCTCTTCCTGGAAACCAGCACCAAGCCATTCGGCAAATCCGTTGGCCACGATCAGAATTTCGAACGGTATGGAAAATCCTGAAAACAAGTCATACATTCCCTGAATAAATTGTTCGGTATCGCTATATTTATGGTCCACTATAATGATGACTGAGTATTTCATCGTTGATCCTGTTTTAAAATCCACGTTATGGGTTTTGGAACGCCGCGTTCCCTGGCTGATTTCGGGGAAACCCTCAGGTTATTTTTCAAAGTTCAGACTGATAGGACTCGGCATAGGTTTCATATTCGGCAGGCGTTTTGCTGATCGAAATTGTTTTTTTAGTTATTTGCGGTAGCTCGGTGTGTGAAAGGTCGCTTGTACCCACGACCAGTTCACCCAGAATACCAAGTGCCAGAAGGTGCACAACCGCCATTACCGACATTGCCGACGTAATCAGAAAAAATACCGATTTCCATGGTGCCCAGTGGTATAACCATGCCAATCCTGAAAATGTACCAAAAAAAACGGTCAATAAGACAAACGGAATCGAGCAAACCGCAAAGCCTTTCAATGGCATCGAACAAAACCGTATAATCAGATTCATGGCAATAATATCACTCAGTACTTTCAGAATCCGGTCAAACCCGTATTTTGATGTTCCATATTTTCTCGGATAATGTTTAACAACGACTTCCGCTATGCGTGCACCCGTCATACTGGCAAGGGCAGGGAAGAATCTGTGCATCTCTCCATAAGCTTTCAGGCACTTGACACACGTCGAACGGTAGATTTTAAGTGAACACCCATAATCATGTAATTTGACACCGGTTGTTGCAGATATAACCGCATTTGCGATTTTAGATGGGAAGACTCTCGAAAAATGATCTTTCCTGTTTTTTCTCCA
This sequence is a window from Desulfobacterales bacterium. Protein-coding genes within it:
- a CDS encoding glycosyltransferase family 2 protein codes for the protein MTIYLSIVVPIYNEEESVESLLAAILDAAKDFYFSYEIIFVDDGSEDNTWNVIERLKVGIPQLKAIKFRRNYGQTSAMVAGFEYAEGEFIVTMDADLQNDPSDIPLLLKKIEQGYDIVSGWRKNRKDHFSRVFPSKIANAVISATTGVKLHDYGCSLKIYRSTCVKCLKAYGEMHRFFPALASMTGARIAEVVVKHYPRKYGTSKYGFDRILKVLSDIIAMNLIIRFCSMPLKGFAVCSIPFVLLTVFFGTFSGLAWLYHWAPWKSVFFLITSAMSVMAVVHLLALGILGELVVGTSDLSHTELPQITKKTISISKTPAEYETYAESYQSEL